One region of Rhodophyticola sp. CCM32 genomic DNA includes:
- a CDS encoding ArsR/SmtB family transcription factor: MVIDSHRLNRVFGALSDETRRGILAQLAEGEANVVQLAKPYDMSQPAITKHLKVLEAAGLVQRWRVGRETRVRARADTAQEAVSWITHYSKFWQQHFDAVDQILQQNGSKQDER; encoded by the coding sequence ATGGTTATTGATTCGCATCGACTCAACAGGGTGTTCGGAGCGTTGTCTGATGAGACGCGACGAGGCATACTTGCCCAGCTTGCGGAAGGCGAGGCTAACGTCGTCCAACTGGCGAAGCCCTATGACATGTCGCAGCCCGCTATCACCAAACACCTAAAGGTATTGGAGGCCGCCGGGCTGGTTCAACGCTGGAGGGTTGGTCGGGAAACCCGTGTGCGGGCCCGAGCAGATACTGCTCAAGAAGCAGTCTCATGGATCACCCACTATTCGAAATTTTGGCAGCAGCATTTTGATGCGGTTGATCAAATCCTACAACAAAATGGGAGCAAGCAAGATGAGCGTTGA
- a CDS encoding SRPBCC family protein, giving the protein MSVDTSFEKGILTISRQYDHPLDEVFSAWVDAGKTREWWGCENTTHVTSEIETEVGGKYEHAMTITGVGVHPIKGKLTAYEPPVRLAYEMPGMSEGEIMQVNVSFKDRDGQTEVTLTQSMVPAELRGVIKAGWTASFERLARFFNGERRAA; this is encoded by the coding sequence ATGAGCGTTGATACTTCATTTGAAAAAGGAATCCTGACGATTTCGCGGCAATATGACCACCCACTAGACGAAGTCTTTTCCGCTTGGGTGGACGCCGGCAAAACGCGAGAATGGTGGGGCTGCGAGAACACAACCCATGTAACTTCAGAGATCGAAACTGAAGTTGGTGGAAAATACGAACATGCGATGACGATCACCGGAGTGGGCGTACATCCTATCAAGGGCAAGCTGACCGCGTATGAACCGCCAGTACGCTTGGCCTACGAGATGCCAGGTATGAGCGAGGGCGAGATCATGCAAGTGAATGTCTCGTTCAAAGATAGAGATGGCCAAACGGAAGTCACGCTGACGCAATCCATGGTGCCCGCAGAGCTTCGAGGCGTAATTAAAGCTGGTTGGACTGCATCGTTCGAACGTTTGGCCCGCTTCTTCAATGGCGAACGTCGCGCTGCGTGA
- a CDS encoding ArsR/SmtB family transcription factor, with protein MIVDDDLQQPGLATTFASLGDPRRLALIARLQQEDSLSVSSLCEGMNVSRQAVSKHLKTLTEAQLVSAVKSGRETRYSLELPRVNEANEFLVQIGTKWDRALERLKTHVE; from the coding sequence ATGATAGTTGATGACGACCTCCAACAACCGGGGCTTGCGACTACATTCGCTTCACTTGGTGACCCTCGCCGTCTTGCCTTGATCGCTCGACTACAACAGGAGGACTCGCTGTCGGTTTCGTCTCTATGCGAAGGCATGAATGTGTCTCGTCAAGCTGTCAGTAAGCACCTCAAAACCCTGACAGAAGCTCAACTCGTTTCTGCGGTAAAATCCGGGAGGGAAACGCGATACAGCCTGGAGTTGCCACGCGTGAACGAGGCGAACGAATTTCTTGTGCAGATAGGTACGAAATGGGACCGCGCTCTGGAGCGGCTGAAGACACACGTCGAATGA
- a CDS encoding SRPBCC family protein, translated as MKNHIERVVNLNASVERVWIALTDHNEFGSWFRLSLHSPFKVGEVTHGEVTYPGHEGLPFWARVEAMAEPHRFSFVWPVDETVQPDDQRLDQKSTLVEFILEPSGNGSKLTIRESGFEKLPKNKSVQAFRDNEGGWDAQTKNIRDFLE; from the coding sequence ATGAAAAACCATATTGAGAGAGTAGTAAATCTGAACGCATCCGTTGAACGGGTTTGGATTGCCTTAACAGATCACAACGAATTCGGGTCCTGGTTCCGCTTGTCGTTGCATAGCCCATTTAAAGTCGGCGAAGTGACGCATGGCGAAGTCACATACCCTGGGCACGAAGGCTTACCATTCTGGGCGCGTGTGGAAGCAATGGCTGAACCGCATCGCTTCAGCTTTGTTTGGCCAGTGGACGAAACGGTCCAACCGGATGATCAACGCCTCGACCAAAAGTCGACATTGGTCGAGTTCATTCTTGAACCATCAGGCAACGGTTCGAAACTTACCATACGAGAGAGCGGCTTTGAAAAATTACCTAAAAACAAGTCGGTGCAAGCATTTCGCGACAACGAGGGCGGCTGGGATGCACAGACCAAGAACATTAGGGATTTCTTGGAATGA
- a CDS encoding glutathione S-transferase family protein, whose amino-acid sequence MAKITLYASKASRSLAGYWVLEELGIPYTVVDVDLRARKHLEPEFLKINPSGRVPVVSVDGMIVSERPAICALLADRFGYGSLAPKIDCQDRGPYLKWLVYATTVVDPAIAVRASDLDAPLQHTTWDTAQGAVEILEHALDGQTWLLGDWFTAADVAIGSIIAMARFNNLLPESQILNDYVERLKERPAFQRSEKLTWPPEVFSS is encoded by the coding sequence ATGGCCAAAATTACTCTTTATGCATCTAAGGCGTCACGTTCACTGGCCGGGTATTGGGTGCTGGAAGAGCTGGGCATTCCCTACACCGTCGTCGATGTTGATCTCCGAGCGCGCAAGCACCTGGAACCCGAATTCCTTAAGATCAATCCCTCAGGTCGGGTGCCAGTGGTCTCCGTTGATGGAATGATCGTTAGCGAACGCCCAGCGATCTGCGCTCTTCTCGCTGATCGATTTGGGTATGGCTCTCTAGCACCCAAAATCGACTGCCAAGATCGTGGCCCCTATCTCAAATGGTTGGTCTACGCGACTACTGTTGTTGATCCAGCAATTGCGGTTCGCGCTTCGGATCTTGATGCACCACTCCAACATACGACCTGGGACACTGCACAAGGCGCGGTCGAAATTCTTGAACATGCGCTTGACGGTCAAACTTGGTTGCTGGGTGACTGGTTCACAGCTGCAGATGTCGCTATCGGGTCGATCATTGCAATGGCTCGATTCAATAACCTACTTCCTGAAAGCCAGATCTTGAATGACTACGTTGAAAGATTGAAGGAACGCCCGGCCTTTCAGCGGTCTGAAAAACTCACGTGGCCTCCAGAGGTGTTTTCATCCTAA